The genomic segment GCGACTTGGAGGCCAAGACCGGCGCCAACGGCGAGTCGCCGCTTCAGCTCCAATTCAAACGCGGCGGCTATTACCTGGTGACGATCAGCGGCAAGGATAAAGGCGGCCGCCACATCAGCTATCAGGACTACGTCTGGGTCAGCGGCAGCGCCGAGGATTCCGAGGACTTCAGCTACCAGAAGCAGCTCAAGCTGGTCGTCGACCGCAAGAAGTACGAGGCCGGCGAGACCGCCAAGCTCTTCCTGGTCGGGCCGGTCAAGAACGCCAAGCTGCTGGTCACGGTCGAAGGGCCGCGGATCCTCCAGCATCAAGTCGTCACCCTCGACGGCTTCTCCAAGCAGCTCGATCTGCCGCTGCAGAAGGAATGGATTCCCAACGTCTTCGTCGGCGCCGCCTTGATCGGCAACAAGGAATATTACGAAGGCCAGGTCGAGTTCCAGATCTCGCCCAAGGAACACTTCTTGACGGTGGATATCAAGCCCGACGCCGCGACCTATCGGCCGGCCGGGCAGATCAGCTACACGATCACGACCAAGGGGGCCGACGGCCAGCCGGCTCCGGCCGAGCTTTCGCTGGGCGTGGTCGATGAGAGCCTCTACGCCCTCAAGGCCGACGCCACCAACATCAAGCAATTCTTCTGGGGGCCTCGGCCCAACCGAGTGACCGGCAACTATTCCTTCTCGGGCTACTATTCCGGTGGCATCGAGAAGGAGGACCAGAACCAGCTCCGCCGCAATTTCAAGGACACCGCCTACTGGTCGCCGATGCTCCAGACCAGCGCCGACGGCCAAGCCAGCACTAGCTTCACTTTGCCGGATAACCTCACGACTTGGCGGGCGACGGTCCTGGCCCACACTCCGGCCACCGCGGTCGGCCAGCAAATCAACAAGGTGATCAGCTCCAAGGATTTGATCGTCCGCCTGGCGACGCCGCGCTTCTTCACCGGGCGCGACCGGGTCACCTTGAAGGCCATCGTCCACAACTACACCGATCAGCCTCAGACCCTGCAGGTCTCGCTCGGCGCCGAGGGCCTCGACTTCGCCTCGCCCAAGGACGGCGAGAACCGCAGCCTCACCATCGAGCCCAAGGGTGTCCAGTCCTTCGACTTCACGGTCCTGCCCAAGCTGGCCGGCTCGGCCAAGCTTCAGCTCCTGGCCAAGAACGCAGCCCTCAGCGACGGCATCGAGCTCAAGATTCCGATCCTGCCTCACGGCATCGCCGACCATCAATACGCCCAAGGCGAGATCGAGGCTGCCGTCTCGGCCCATGTGCCGCTGATGGTGACGCCGCAGAACGATCCCCAGCGGGCCAAGCTGAAGGTGACCCTCGACACCAGCTTCGTCGCCCAGCTGCTCGGCTCCCTCTCTTATCTGGTCGATTATCCCTATGGCTGCGTCGAACAGACCATGAGCCGGCTCCTGCCGGCGATCACGGTCTCGAAGCTTTATGAAACCCTGGGGCTCAGCGATCCGATGATCGACAAGAAGCTGCCCAAGGTCATCGCCAAGGGCCTCAAGCGCATCGTCAGCTTCCAGCACTCCGACGGCGGCTGGGGCTGGTGGAAGCAGGACAGCACCGATCCCTACATGACGGCCTACGCCATGTATGGGTTGATCCGGGCCAAGCAGCTCGGCGCCACCGTCGAGGACTCGGTGATCGAGAACGGCAAGGAGGCGCTGAAGAACCTGCTCAAGTCCGGCACCACGCCGGCCAACAGCTATATGCTGGGCGCCGAGGCGACCCAATACTTCATCCACTATGTCGCCTCGCTGGCCGGGGTCGAGAACACGCCGCCTCAGCCTCGCTCGACCGGCTTCAACGACCGGATGTCGGAGTCTTTCCTGATCTTGGCCCTCCAAGCTCAGGGCAAGGCCGATCGGGCCGATTACTGGCGGAAGGATCTGGAGCGGGCGGTCAGCTGTCAGGGCGGGATGTGCCATGTTCCGGCGCCGGCCAACGCCGTTCGCTATTACGACGACGTCGAAACCACCGCCTGGGCCCTCCAAGCCCTGCTCACCGCACCGGCCATCGATCCCACGATCAAGGACGGAATGGCCCGTTGGCTGCTGAGTCAGCGCCGCGGCGGCCTCTGGCGCCACACCCGAGCCACCGCGACCGTGCTCTACGCGCTGGCCGATTACGCCAAGGGCTTGCCCGGGGTGAAGTCGGGCGTCAACGGCACCTTGACCTTGAACGGCGAGCTTTTGGAAAAGATCGCGGTGGCCGCGGCTCACTTCGTCCGCAATGTCCAACAGCCCAAGCTCAAGACCGGCAACAACGACCTCGAGATCGGCAACTTGCTGCCGACTCCGCTCTATTACCAGACCGACCTCACGACTTTCAGCCAGCAGGAAAACCTGGCGCCGGTCGCCAAGGGAATCCAGGTGAAGCGCGAATACGTCACCTTGGGCGACGTCACCGAGGACAGCGCCGGCAAGCGGAGCTTCAAGGCCGAGGCCTTGAAGGGCAAAATTAAAAAGGGGCAAATCGTCGGCGTCCGCCTGACCGTCGAGTCCAATGAGGAGTTGGCCTATGTGGTGATCGAGGACCCTTTCCCCTCGGGCTTCGAGGTGGTGGAGGGCATTCAGTTCGATCCCAATGTCCAGTATTATGCCGATTCGGAGAAGCGCGACGAGAAGATCGCCTTCTTCGCCAACTATCTCGGCAAGGGCGTCCATGTTTACAACTACGCCCTGCGGCCGGAGCTGGCCGGAACCTTCCACGTCATGCCCACCGAGGCTTCGGAGATGTATC from the bacterium genome contains:
- a CDS encoding alpha-2-macroglobulin family protein, with amino-acid sequence MKRLSGLLFLAGLAVFAGLILLLERPTGTVTGRIFAEGGGPLAGATVTLDEYPVARKAVSDAEGYFKLELLPVGTYYASVSRKGYQSKYLQEQKIFEGERLDLGQITLAELAPRLDLNVWNETKTPEEKIYISANGAKVRDIQFKAYKVDLSRYFAAGKKIEDLTSSTDAPQDLGEPVKTWQETVPDDEVPEFDRRFKVELEGTGAFVIHGEASSLDRSQFFARNILVNKTDLAFITKRDSTQVLVYVTTLRQGQPVSGASVMLFPPQGAVRQAETNADGVAVLPSADLAATDSLMLATHQADSWAYAPAPAIDYGEESIDEGGEGEEEGAAALPAGSHYQTFLYTERPLYRPGQKVYFKGIARLMDRDGAYQVPAAGNVSLSVEDPKGNTLWSEEKQSSAAGSFWDEVDLPEEADLGYYRIKAVVGGEEFSQDFEVDEYRKPEFKVEIRPDKPRYFAGEKVKFLVSTQYYFGAPVEAEISYTVYRSSYYYFSPGEELPEWLGEDESYGGYGDYVSEGKARTDRQGHVAIEVPTESSTSDQRYILRLTATDITNRTVTTENGATVTAGDFFFRTETDQFLAFPGKPYPLTIVAKDYDGKPVTEQRFEVKIEREVWDRVAQNYEYKHESDLEAKTGANGESPLQLQFKRGGYYLVTISGKDKGGRHISYQDYVWVSGSAEDSEDFSYQKQLKLVVDRKKYEAGETAKLFLVGPVKNAKLLVTVEGPRILQHQVVTLDGFSKQLDLPLQKEWIPNVFVGAALIGNKEYYEGQVEFQISPKEHFLTVDIKPDAATYRPAGQISYTITTKGADGQPAPAELSLGVVDESLYALKADATNIKQFFWGPRPNRVTGNYSFSGYYSGGIEKEDQNQLRRNFKDTAYWSPMLQTSADGQASTSFTLPDNLTTWRATVLAHTPATAVGQQINKVISSKDLIVRLATPRFFTGRDRVTLKAIVHNYTDQPQTLQVSLGAEGLDFASPKDGENRSLTIEPKGVQSFDFTVLPKLAGSAKLQLLAKNAALSDGIELKIPILPHGIADHQYAQGEIEAAVSAHVPLMVTPQNDPQRAKLKVTLDTSFVAQLLGSLSYLVDYPYGCVEQTMSRLLPAITVSKLYETLGLSDPMIDKKLPKVIAKGLKRIVSFQHSDGGWGWWKQDSTDPYMTAYAMYGLIRAKQLGATVEDSVIENGKEALKNLLKSGTTPANSYMLGAEATQYFIHYVASLAGVENTPPQPRSTGFNDRMSESFLILALQAQGKADRADYWRKDLERAVSCQGGMCHVPAPANAVRYYDDVETTAWALQALLTAPAIDPTIKDGMARWLLSQRRGGLWRHTRATATVLYALADYAKGLPGVKSGVNGTLTLNGELLEKIAVAAAHFVRNVQQPKLKTGNNDLEIGNLLPTPLYYQTDLTTFSQQENLAPVAKGIQVKREYVTLGDVTEDSAGKRSFKAEALKGKIKKGQIVGVRLTVESNEELAYVVIEDPFPSGFEVVEGIQFDPNVQYYADSEKRDEKIAFFANYLGKGVHVYNYALRPELAGTFHVMPTEASEMYRPEVRGAGAENVLEVE